A DNA window from Carassius auratus strain Wakin linkage group LG48F, ASM336829v1, whole genome shotgun sequence contains the following coding sequences:
- the LOC113068657 gene encoding zinc fingers and homeoboxes protein 3-like, translated as MASKRKSTVPCMIPVKAMHLQDDFERGRLFPPAKDIGFSLTEEASGKSSQSLDESSGQEAGDTYKDDGIYTCRPCNFETQDLNLFLDHVYSGHPDFRIDPCFRCVDCGTSAAKFEGLALHNARVHPSTITTTLQLRKKDNRIIVEQSLCVEPCESTSSKEYEISITKTPIMKMLKGKSEPKRIVVSHPGTDDPLPSITKVVEKNDTPAVTVTHVPTIVHNGAASKVTLPSAIQIVNGSGALPMLKTAVTQVISVVQNRSLNQQSAPITVSSSHSSSASSSSSTKTLPKVMIPLSSIPTYNSSMDSSSFLKTSFSKFPYPTKAELCYLTVVTKYPEEQIKIWFTAQRLKQGISWSPEEIEDARRKMFNTIIQAAPSNSQQQRHIHHTTTQPTITVLGTTGIPHFLQGSLVGQGGVIVTQPMMANGIQVSSAPVALAVTPKPQAAAKPMMQARPAAALVADKGTSMVLGTVGSSSSGNCSSSSSNASSSSSSISSTSSLCSQASVISIGSSGTVKSNSNSNFKVNKPSTDATCIQSNGTIVKSEGKGNSEAKSNLNSKINVSNASTTPATTSASTTITDSTVPSKSDSPVSVNSRIFSTTNFLDPSFNKTKKSQEQLAALKESFLVSQFPNQEEVDRLISLTGLSVREVRKWFSDRRYHFRNLKGSRSSGGGQTVTASGGISQLDTLAAVDLSENSTPPERPKTPQQSPLSPSQTSSPPTPTRRPPRPPSPDFTAIRYKEREPHQVRTLEASFAQDPVPSSEEVDRLRAETKMTRREIHGWFSERRRRVAAEKKKEEAERAEREDDDAVGEGEEHVIKMGKSTNEETHEAEETQQQGKEDQQKDESGTEPKVNPIKINLKMLKVTESNGKGEPEGSQLNEATKVAQSISQTAVPQTSPYRGKKTPEQLHLLKQVFARTHWPSSPQYNELITKTGLSRPEVVRWFGDCRYVLKNGQLKWLESYQTMVDEEDFQKANISILKDHLDKHGKLDETKLDEIVKSSGLGEESIRRWFANKMPLLLEESNSESTGGVMTGSSSASPSEAAPASQHSDHEEAEQSGSSLISKNQTTGVDISTSTKQESD; from the exons ATGGCTAGCAAGAGGAAGTCCACCGTTCCGTGCATGATTCCTGTAAAAGCCATGCATCTGCAGGATGACTTTGAACGGGGCAGACTTTTTCCTCCAGCCAAGGACATTGGCTTTTCCCTTACAGAGGAAGCAAGTGGAAAAAGCAGTCAAAGTTTGGATGAGTCCTCTGGGCAAGAAGCAGGTGATACCTATAAAGATGATGGCATTTACACTTGCAGGCCATGTAACTTTGAGACCCAGGACCTAAATCTTTTCCTCGATCATGTCTACAGTGGGCACCCAGATTTCCGCATTGATCCCTGTTTTCGTTGTGTGGACTGCGGGACAAGTGCTGCAAAATTTGAGGGCTTAGCACTGCACAATGCCCGTGTCCATCCAAGTACAATAACCACCACACTTCAGCTCAGAAAGAAGGACAATAGAATCATAGTAGAGCAGAGTCTTTGTGTGGAACCTTGTGAAAGCACTAGCTCTAAAGAATATGAGATCTCCATCACCAAGACACCAATCATGAAAATGCTGAAGGGTAAATCAGAACCCAAAAGGATTGTAGTTTCTCACCCTGGTACTGATGACCCTCTCCCCTCTATTACCAAAGTGGTGGAGAAAAATGACACCCCTGCAGTTACTGTCACTCATGTACCCACTATTGTACACAATGGAGCAGCCAGCAAAGTCACTCTGCCGTCGGCCATACAGATCGTTAATGGCTCTGGGGCTTTGCCCATGCTGAAGACAGCTGTTACACAAGTCATATCCGTCGTGCAGAACAGAAGTCTCAATCAACAATCTGCTCCAATCACGGTCTCCTCATCCCACTCCTCTTCGGCATCCTCCTCATCAAGTACTAAGACTCTTCCAAAAGTAATGATCCCCCTCAGCAGCATTCCTACCTACAACTCATCCATGGACAGTAGCAGTTTCCTAAAGACATCCTTTAGCAAGTTCCCTTATCCAACCAAAGCTGAGCTTTGCTACCTTACTGTAGTCACCAAGTACCCAGAGGAGCAGATCAAGATCTGGTTCACAGCACAGAGGCTGAAACAAGGAATCAGCTGGTCTCCAGAGGAAATAGAAGATGCCCGCAGAAAAATGTTCAATACAATCATACAGGCAGCACCCTCAAACAGCCAACAGCAGAGGCACATCCACCACACCACTACTCAGCCAACTATCACAGTTCTGGGCACAACTGGAATCCCGCACTTCTTACAAGGTAGCCTGGTTGGCCAAGGAGGGGTGATTGTCACCCAGCCGATGATGGCTAATGGAATTCAGGTCAGCAGTGCCCCTGTTGCATTAGCAGTTACACCTAAACCTCAGGCTGCTGCAAAGCCGATGATGCAGGCCAGACCCGCCGCAGCCCTGGTAGCTGATAAAGGAACCAGCATGGTTTTAGGCACTGTTGGTAGCAGCAGTAGTGGAAATTGCAGTAGTAGCAGCAGCAATGCTAGCAGCAGTTCAAGCAGTATTAGCAGTACTAGCAGCTTATGTAGCCAGGCTAGCGTAATCAGTATTGGTAGCAGCGGCACTGTTAAGTCAAATAGCAACAGCAATTTTAAGGTCAATAAACCAAGTACTGACGCCACTTGCATTCAAAGCAACGGTACTATTGTGAAAAGTGAGGGTAAAGGCAATTCTGAGGCTAAAAGCAACCTTAACAGCAAGATCAATGTTTCAAATGCCAGTACCACTCCAGCCACGACCTCTGCATCTACGACTATAACAGATAGCACCGTACCAAGTAAGTCAGACTCTCCTGTCTCTGTGAACTCTCGTATATTCTCCACCACCAACTTCCTGGACCCCAGCTTTAACAAAACCAAAAAGTCCCAGGAACAGCTGGCAGCCTTAAAGGAGAGCTTCCTTGTTAGCCAGTTTCCTAATCAAGAGGAAGTAGACCGACTTATAAGCCTAACTGGTCTGTCTGTACGTGAAGTGCGGAAATGGTTCAGCGACCGCCGCTACCACTTCCGGAATCTGAAGGGTTCAAGGTCAAGTGGCGGAGGTCAGACTGTTACAGCTAGTGGTGGCATTTCCCAACTGGATACCCTTGCTGCTGTAGACCTGTCCGAAAACAGTACACCCCCAGAGAGGCCCAAAACCCCCCAGCAGTCACCTCTCAGCCCCTCACAGACATCATCCCCACCAACTCCAACACGGCGTCCTCCACGACCCCCGTCGCCAGATTTCACCGCTATACGCTACAAAGAGCGAGAGCCCCACCAGGTTCGCACTTTGGAGGCCAGCTTTGCACAGGACCCAGTTCCATCTAGTGAAGAAGTTGACCGGTTAAGAGCAGAAACAAAGATGACTCGCCGAGAGATCCACGGTTGGTTTTCTGAGCGACGGAGGAGGGTAGCagcagagaagaagaaagaagaagctGAGAGGGCAGAGAGGGAAGATGATGATGCAGTGGGAGAGGGAGAGGAGCATGTAATAAAAATGGGAAAAAGCACCAATGAGGAGACCCATGAAGCTGAGGAAACACAACAACAAGGCAAAGAGGACCAACAGAAGGATGAAAGTGGTACTGAGCCGAAAGTTAACCCAATCAAAATCAATCTCAAAATGCTGAAAGTTACTGAATCTAATGGAAAAGGTGAGCCAGAGGGCAGTCAACTGAATGAGGCTACCAAGGTGGCACAATCTATCTCTCAGACAGCTGTTCCTCAGACCTCCCCATACCGAGGAAAGAAGACGCCGGAACAGCTCCACCTGCTGAAGCAAGTCTTTGCACGCACCCACTGGCCCAGTAGTCCCCAGTACAATGAGCTGATAACTAAAACAGGCCTGTCACGACCAGAGGTGGTACGCTGGTTTGGAGATTGCCGCTATGTCCTGAAGAACGGTCAGCTCAAGTGGCTTGAGAGTTACCAGACCATGGTAGATGAGGAAGACTTCCAGAAAGCCAACATTAGCATCCTAAAGGACCACCTAGACAAGCATGGTAAACTAGATGAGACTAAATTGGATGAGATTGTCAAATCAAGTGGATTAGGTGAGGAATCAATCCGGCGGTGGTTTGCCAATAAAATGCCACTTTTATTGGAGGAAAGCAACTCTGAGAGCACAGGAGGTGTGATGACTGGATCATCATCTGCAAGCCCATCTGAAGCTGCTCCAGCGTCCCAACATTCAGACCACGAAGAGGCGGAGCAGTCAGGAAGCAGCCTAATCTCTAAGAATCAAACCACAGGAGTTGACATATCAACAAGTACTAAACAAG AATCTGACTGA